GAACGCGACCTCGATCTCGCGCGATCCCTTCGGCACCTCGAGATGGAAAGCATAGAGCTCCTTCGCATCGCGCTTCCAGGCGACGTCGCGGCCGCCCGAGGTGATGTGGAGTCCCGCCACGTCGATGAGCGGCCCGCTCGGGCTGTGCTCCCCCGGAATCCACTTGGGATAGAGAAGCGTGAGCGGCCCCGCCGTGGCGGGAATCGAGAGGCGCGCGTGAAGGAGATGTCGTGACACGTCGGTCGCGTCCACGCGGAGCCGGAGCGCCGGCGGAGCGCTCGTGGCCGCGTCCGCGATGCGTCCGGTCACGAGTAGAATCACGAGCGCGACGAGCACTGAGGCTGGTGACGGAAGGAGGGACACGGACCGGACGAAGGAACGAAGGGAGAGGAACATGCGACTCCTCCGGCTCGACTAGACTCGTATCTGGAATCGCGCCGGCGGACGCCGCGCCGGACGGACCGCCATCATAGCCCATGGGGGTGCGCGTGGAGTCCGAGAAACCGCTCCTGGTCTACGACGGGGACTGCGACTTCTGCCGCCGATGGGTGAACCGGTGGAGGCGCGCCTTCCGGGATCGGGTGAACGTCGCGCCCTATCAGAGCGTGGCCGCTTCCCATCCCGACATCGACGTCGGCCGATTCCGGGAGTCCGTTCACCTGCGCGAGCCGGACGGGACCTGGACGCGTGGAGCCGAGGCGGTGTTCCGCGCGCTCGCCGCCGCGGGAAGGCGCTGGCCGCTCCGGCTCTACCGGCGTGTGCCCGGATTCGCGCCGCTCGGCGAGGGACTGTACCGGCTCGTGGCGGCCAACCGTCCCGCGCTCACCGGCGTCACG
The window above is part of the Candidatus Eisenbacteria bacterium genome. Proteins encoded here:
- a CDS encoding DUF393 domain-containing protein, with amino-acid sequence MESEKPLLVYDGDCDFCRRWVNRWRRAFRDRVNVAPYQSVAASHPDIDVGRFRESVHLREPDGTWTRGAEAVFRALAAAGRRWPLRLYRRVPGFAPLGEGLYRLVAANRPALTGVT